The Arthrobacter russicus genome has a segment encoding these proteins:
- a CDS encoding TrmH family RNA methyltransferase, which yields MGVIIRLDSADDARVKDYGKLTDTQLRRSVEAAQGLYIAESSKVLRRALAAGHRPRSFFMAEKWLDSLADVFAAHPETPVYCGSDAVLEEITGFHLHRGALAAMDRPEPVDFRSLLAGARRLAVLEDIVDHTNLGAIFRSAAALDVDAVLISPRCADPLYRRSIRVSMGTVFQVPWARLPQWPDDLGVLQVAGFRTVALALADDALSLDQLAADPPERLALILGTEGEGLSAATLAAADASVMIPMSGGVDSLNVAAASAVAFWAVR from the coding sequence CTGGGCGTGATCATCCGGCTGGACTCGGCGGACGACGCGCGGGTCAAAGATTACGGCAAGCTCACCGATACCCAGCTGCGGCGCAGCGTCGAAGCCGCACAAGGGCTGTACATCGCGGAGAGCTCCAAGGTGCTGCGCCGGGCGTTGGCCGCCGGCCACCGGCCCCGTTCGTTCTTCATGGCGGAGAAGTGGCTGGACAGCCTGGCCGATGTCTTCGCCGCCCACCCGGAGACGCCGGTGTATTGCGGCTCGGATGCGGTGCTCGAGGAAATCACCGGCTTCCACTTGCACCGCGGCGCGTTAGCAGCGATGGACCGGCCCGAGCCGGTGGATTTCCGCAGTCTGCTGGCTGGTGCCCGGCGGCTCGCGGTACTGGAAGACATCGTGGACCACACTAATCTGGGTGCGATTTTCCGTTCTGCCGCCGCGCTGGACGTCGATGCGGTGCTGATCAGCCCGCGCTGCGCGGATCCGCTGTACCGGCGCAGCATCCGGGTCAGCATGGGCACGGTGTTCCAGGTGCCCTGGGCCAGGCTGCCGCAGTGGCCCGATGATCTCGGGGTACTCCAGGTGGCTGGCTTCCGCACCGTGGCCTTGGCCTTAGCCGACGACGCTCTCAGCCTTGACCAGTTGGCGGCGGACCCGCCGGAGCGGCTCGCCTTGATCCTGGGTACCGAGGGGGAGGGGCTCAGCGCGGCGACCCTCGCCGCGGCCGATGCCTCGGTGATGATCCCGATGAGCGGCGGAGTCGATTCGCTCAACGTCGCGGCGGCCTCCGCGGTGGCGTTCTGGGCGGTGCGGTAG
- a CDS encoding SDR family oxidoreductase: MADLTGKTALITGSSRGIGADVAKFLAAEGAAVVVNYRQKAPRANKVVAEIEAAGGKAVAVGADLTAAEGVKALVDAAVSNFGGLDYLVLNASGGMETSMGSDYALALNRDAQVAMLEAAAEVMPAGSRVVFITSHQAHFINDVATMDAYEPVARSKRAGEDALRALIPDMDAKGISFVVVSGDMIEGTITATLLDRAQPGAIEARRADAGRLYSVAEFAAEVAKAVTADLPTGHTEYVGGAESFRK, translated from the coding sequence ATGGCAGATTTGACCGGCAAAACGGCGCTGATCACCGGTTCTTCGCGGGGGATCGGGGCCGATGTGGCGAAGTTCTTGGCCGCCGAGGGTGCAGCCGTAGTGGTCAACTACCGGCAGAAGGCGCCGCGCGCGAACAAGGTCGTGGCGGAGATCGAAGCCGCCGGCGGCAAGGCGGTTGCGGTGGGCGCAGACCTGACTGCGGCCGAGGGGGTCAAAGCCCTGGTCGACGCCGCAGTGTCGAATTTCGGCGGCCTGGATTACTTGGTGCTCAACGCATCCGGCGGCATGGAGACCTCGATGGGTTCCGACTACGCCTTGGCCTTGAACCGGGATGCCCAAGTGGCGATGCTCGAAGCTGCTGCGGAGGTGATGCCGGCAGGATCCCGCGTGGTATTCATCACGAGCCACCAAGCGCACTTCATCAACGACGTCGCCACGATGGACGCCTACGAGCCGGTGGCGCGCAGCAAGCGCGCCGGTGAAGACGCGTTGCGAGCTTTGATCCCGGATATGGACGCGAAGGGGATCAGTTTCGTCGTGGTCTCCGGTGACATGATCGAGGGAACGATTACCGCGACCTTGCTGGACCGGGCGCAACCGGGTGCCATCGAAGCCCGCCGTGCGGATGCCGGACGGCTCTATTCGGTCGCCGAGTTCGCCGCCGAAGTGGCCAAAGCGGTAACCGCCGACCTGCCGACCGGGCACACCGAATACGTCGGCGGCGCGGAGTCGTTCCGCAAATAG
- a CDS encoding ABC transporter ATP-binding protein, with protein sequence MGDVLELASVRVVRGTTTMLDDVSWTVKEGERWVVLGPNGAGKTTLLQIAGARMHPTSGMVGILDEILGAVDVFELRPRIGLASAALAKQIPEHEKVLNVVVTAAYGVTGRWRESYERDDERRAFALLDAWGMSTFLNRPFSSLSEGERKRVQIARALMTDPEFLLLDEPAAGLDLAGREDLVQRLTGLAEDPTAPAIVLVTHHLEEVPPGFTHALLMRDGGVVAQGEIAEVLTEEHLSKTFGIALEVTRHNGRFSAVAR encoded by the coding sequence ATGGGTGATGTTCTCGAATTGGCTTCCGTGCGCGTTGTGCGCGGCACAACGACCATGCTGGACGATGTTTCGTGGACGGTCAAAGAAGGTGAACGGTGGGTGGTGCTTGGCCCCAACGGCGCCGGAAAGACCACCTTGCTGCAGATCGCCGGGGCCCGGATGCATCCGACGTCGGGCATGGTGGGGATTTTGGACGAAATCCTGGGCGCGGTGGACGTTTTCGAATTGCGGCCCCGGATCGGCTTGGCTTCGGCCGCTCTGGCGAAGCAGATCCCGGAGCACGAAAAGGTGCTCAACGTGGTGGTGACCGCGGCATACGGAGTGACCGGCCGCTGGCGGGAGAGCTACGAGCGCGACGACGAACGGCGGGCTTTCGCTTTGTTGGACGCCTGGGGCATGTCGACCTTCCTGAACCGGCCGTTCTCCTCATTGAGCGAAGGCGAACGCAAGCGGGTGCAGATCGCCCGAGCCTTGATGACCGATCCGGAATTCCTGCTGCTGGACGAGCCGGCCGCCGGCCTGGACCTGGCCGGGCGGGAAGACCTGGTGCAGCGGCTGACCGGCTTGGCAGAGGATCCGACGGCGCCGGCGATCGTCCTGGTCACCCACCATCTCGAAGAGGTCCCGCCCGGCTTCACGCACGCATTGTTGATGCGCGACGGCGGTGTGGTCGCGCAAGGCGAAATCGCCGAGGTGCTCACTGAAGAACACCTCTCCAAAACTTTCGGCATCGCGCTGGAGGTGACCCGGCACAACGGGCGCTTCAGCGCCGTAGCGCGCTAA
- the serB gene encoding phosphoserine phosphatase SerB has product MPDRYAAFCYAPELTAQQCRRFDEAIARFTDSTTGPRDGRTPDYSFHSQTLELPSEQIRQTRDLLRGTFAKAPVSTALVPTSLREGAKKLIVMDVDSTLIQQEVIELLAAHAGRAEEVRAVTEAAMRGELDFEQSLHARVQTLAGLPETVFGEVHEAIRFSPGAERLIRTARAGGHTVAAVSGGFSQILAPIAARLGLDFATANDLEVEDGRLTGRVRGRIIDRAAKAQALRQWSAAVGIPLGASIAIGDGANDLDMMSAAGFSVAFNAKPAVVEAADAAIWRLDLVVDLAGL; this is encoded by the coding sequence ATGCCCGATCGTTACGCCGCATTTTGTTATGCCCCCGAACTGACCGCACAGCAATGCCGTCGATTCGACGAAGCGATCGCCCGGTTCACGGACTCCACCACCGGCCCCAGAGACGGCCGGACGCCGGATTATTCGTTCCACAGCCAGACTCTGGAACTGCCGTCCGAGCAGATCCGGCAAACCCGGGACCTGCTCCGTGGAACCTTCGCCAAAGCACCGGTTTCCACCGCTTTGGTGCCCACCTCCTTGCGCGAAGGCGCCAAGAAATTGATCGTCATGGACGTCGACTCGACGCTGATCCAACAGGAAGTCATCGAACTCCTCGCCGCGCACGCCGGGCGGGCCGAGGAAGTCCGGGCGGTCACCGAAGCAGCCATGCGCGGAGAGCTCGATTTCGAACAGAGCCTGCATGCCCGGGTGCAGACCTTGGCCGGCCTGCCGGAAACCGTATTCGGCGAGGTCCACGAGGCGATCCGATTCTCCCCTGGCGCCGAACGGCTGATCCGCACGGCCCGGGCTGGCGGCCATACAGTTGCCGCAGTCTCCGGCGGGTTCAGCCAAATCCTGGCTCCGATCGCCGCTCGCTTGGGCCTCGATTTCGCCACGGCCAACGATCTGGAAGTCGAGGACGGCCGGCTGACCGGACGGGTCCGAGGCCGAATCATCGATCGCGCGGCCAAGGCGCAGGCGCTCCGGCAATGGAGCGCTGCAGTCGGCATTCCGCTCGGCGCGAGCATCGCGATCGGCGACGGCGCCAACGATCTGGACATGATGTCCGCAGCCGGTTTCAGCGTCGCCTTCAATGCCAAGCCCGCAGTGGTCGAGGCCGCAGATGCCGCGATCTGGCGGCTCGACCTGGTAGTGGACCTGGCCGGCCTCTGA
- the fabG gene encoding 3-oxoacyl-ACP reductase FabG produces MADAANGRSVLITGGNRGIGLAIAEAFLANGDQVAVTFRSQTELPEGILGVQADVTDEASVDAAFSAVEAAHGPVEIVVANAGITKDTLLLRMSEDDFTSVIDTNLTGAFRVIKRASRGMIKLRKGRVILISSVSGLYGAPGQINYSASKAGMVGIARSLTRELGSRNITANVVAPGMIRTDMTDELPEQTKRDYLAAIPAGRFAEASEVADVVRWLSSDEAGYISGAVIPVDGGLGMGH; encoded by the coding sequence ATGGCTGACGCCGCAAACGGCCGCAGTGTGTTGATCACTGGCGGAAATCGGGGGATCGGCTTGGCGATCGCCGAGGCTTTCCTGGCCAACGGGGACCAGGTCGCGGTGACTTTCCGCAGCCAGACGGAGCTGCCGGAAGGGATCTTGGGCGTGCAGGCCGATGTCACCGACGAAGCCAGCGTCGATGCTGCCTTCAGCGCAGTCGAAGCCGCGCATGGGCCGGTGGAAATCGTGGTGGCCAACGCCGGGATCACCAAGGACACCTTGTTGCTGCGGATGAGCGAGGACGATTTCACCTCGGTGATCGACACCAATCTCACCGGTGCTTTCCGGGTGATCAAGCGCGCATCGCGGGGCATGATCAAGCTGCGCAAGGGACGGGTGATCCTGATTTCCTCGGTGTCCGGGCTGTACGGCGCGCCCGGCCAGATCAACTACTCGGCGTCCAAGGCGGGCATGGTCGGAATCGCGCGTTCGCTGACCCGGGAACTCGGCTCGCGCAACATCACCGCGAATGTGGTGGCGCCCGGCATGATCCGGACCGATATGACGGACGAACTGCCCGAGCAGACCAAGCGGGACTACCTCGCTGCGATTCCGGCCGGGCGGTTCGCCGAGGCTTCGGAGGTCGCCGACGTGGTGCGCTGGCTCAGCAGCGACGAAGCCGGCTACATCTCCGGTGCGGTGATCCCGGTCGACGGCGGACTGGGCATGGGCCATTGA
- a CDS encoding sulfite exporter TauE/SafE family protein, giving the protein MLDLTWWSGVLVAIAGLWAGTVNTVVGSGTLVTFPVLVALGTIPVTASISNAMGLVAGNASGAWGYRKELKGLGGQVLKLLPASILGGIVGAWLLLHLPATVFGIVAPILIVVALVMVIFQPKLQRWVAGRRRDGGTGPSHSVLLTVLVFLTGVYGGYFVAAQGILLVGIFGILLSGTMQAANAMKNVLVLAVNVVAALSYLIFAFDRIDWPVVAVIAVSSLIGGYIGSTIGRKLKPVVLRTFIVLLGLVALYFMLGKLFGWA; this is encoded by the coding sequence ATGCTCGACCTGACCTGGTGGAGCGGGGTGCTCGTCGCGATTGCCGGCCTCTGGGCCGGTACGGTCAACACGGTGGTGGGTTCCGGGACTCTGGTGACTTTCCCGGTGCTGGTCGCTCTGGGCACAATCCCGGTGACCGCATCCATTTCCAACGCGATGGGCTTGGTCGCCGGAAACGCCTCCGGCGCTTGGGGCTACCGCAAAGAACTCAAGGGCCTCGGCGGCCAGGTGCTGAAGCTGCTCCCGGCCTCGATTCTGGGCGGCATCGTGGGCGCCTGGCTGCTGCTGCATTTGCCCGCCACGGTGTTCGGCATCGTGGCGCCGATTTTGATCGTGGTCGCGTTGGTGATGGTGATTTTCCAGCCGAAACTGCAGCGTTGGGTGGCCGGGCGGCGCCGGGACGGCGGAACCGGCCCCAGCCATTCGGTGCTGCTGACCGTGCTGGTTTTCCTCACCGGCGTTTACGGCGGCTATTTCGTCGCGGCCCAGGGAATTCTGCTGGTCGGGATCTTCGGCATCCTGCTCAGCGGCACCATGCAGGCGGCCAATGCGATGAAAAACGTACTGGTGCTCGCGGTCAACGTGGTGGCGGCGCTGTCCTATCTGATTTTCGCCTTCGACCGGATCGATTGGCCGGTGGTCGCGGTGATTGCGGTCTCCTCGCTGATCGGCGGGTACATCGGCTCGACGATCGGCCGCAAACTCAAGCCCGTGGTGCTGCGTACTTTCATCGTGCTGCTGGGCCTGGTGGCGCTGTACTTCATGCTCGGCAAACTCTTCGGCTGGGCGTGA